A section of the Mangifera indica cultivar Alphonso chromosome 12, CATAS_Mindica_2.1, whole genome shotgun sequence genome encodes:
- the LOC123192501 gene encoding nudix hydrolase 26, chloroplastic-like, protein METLGGKHVQWPNRKEKHGKDSLNSPVIRSPTSLLNCSNPSFAFPKYPSNLSKFSALPLVHSSMDTPPEGYRRNVGICLINSSKKIFAASRLDIPNSWQMPQGGIDEGEDPKVAAIRELREETGISSAEVLVETPLWLTYDFPLDVREKLKHLWGSDWKGQAQKWFLLKFTGKEEEINLLGDGTEKPEFGQWSWMSPEQVIEHVSRPSLH, encoded by the exons ATggaaactttgggtggaaaacaCGTCCAGTGGCCAAACCGGAAAGAAAAACATGGCAAGGACTCCTTAAATTCCCCAGTTATTCGTTCCCCTACTTCTCTACTGAATTGCTCCAACCCTAGTTTTGCATTCCCAAAATACCCTTCTAATCTCTCCAAATTTTCCGCTTTGCCGCTTGTTCATTCATCAATGGACACCCCTCCGGAAGGTTATCGAAGAAACGTCGGTATCTGTCTCATCAATTCTTCCAAGAAG ATTTTTGCTGCTTCAAGGCTCGATATACCCAATTCCTGGCAAATGCCCCAG GGTGGCATTGATGAGGGTGAAGATCCAAAAGTCGCAGCCATTAGAGAATTAAGAGAAGAAACTGGAATAAGCTCAGCAGAAGTTCTTGTTGAG ACACCTCTTTGGTTGACATATGATTTCCCCCTTGACGTCAGggaaaaacttaaacatctaTGGGGATCTGACTGGAAAGGTCAAGCACAAAAGTG GTTTCTCCTTAAGTTCACTGGGAAGGAGGAGGAGATCAATCTTCTGGGTGATGGGACTGAGAAACCTGAGTTTGGCCAGTGGTCATGGATGTCACCGGAACAAGTAATTGAGCATGTCAGTAGACCTTCCCTACATTAG